The nucleotide sequence CCTTTCCGTCAGCGTGCAGCTTGATTCGGGTGCGGAGGTCGTGCGTCGTTCCGGTGTAGAGCCGTTGATCTCGATCACTCCGCAACACGTACGTGTAGTACACGGCGCCTCCCTTGGCGCGAATAGTTGGAACGGCACTAGAAGAAAAGCGGTGCGACTGTCAAGGGAACGTGACCGAGGCTCAGGCCCGCACGAGCTTCTCCACGCGCACGCCGATCAGCCGAATCAGCCTCTGCTTCGGATTCTCACGCTGATCGAAGAAGGGCTGCAGCAGCCGGACGGCGCTGGCGTACAGCGCCTCTTCGGCCTCCAGCGGCTCGCGTTCCGTGTGCGACCGGCTCCGGGTCGTAAAATTCTCGAAGCGGACCGTGACCGTCACCGTCCGGAACGCGCGAAAGCCCTGCCGGCCGAGGCGCTCGAAGACCTCTCGGGCGAGCCCCCGGGCTCGCTCGAGGACGAACGACGCGTCCAGCGTTTCCTCCTCGAACGTCTCCTGCTCGCCGATTGTCTTGGCCTCCCACTCATTGGACACCGGGCTGTCGGAGATGCCCTGGGCCTTGGCGAAGAGATCTTCGCCCCCGCGGCCGAAGCAGTCGACCAGCGTGACCAGCTGGACCCCGCGGAGGTCACGAACGGAGCGAATGCCCCGCTGGTGGAGGAGGCCCTCGGTCTTGGGCCCGACACCCGGGATGGTCCGGATCGGCAGCGGGTCGAGGAAGCCCTGGACGTCTTCGGGCCGGACCACCGTCAGGCCGTCGGGCTTCGTGAAGTCCGAGGCGATCTTGGCCACGAGCTTGTTCGGCCCGATGCCCACCGAGCAGGTCAGCCCCTCGCGTTGGACGAGCTCGAGCTTCAGCGACCGGGCGCGCGCGGCGGCCGCCTCGAAGCTGTCCAGCGACGACAAATCCAGGTAGGCCTCGTCGATGCTCGCCTCCTCGAAGGTCTCGGCACTCTCCGCCAGAAACGCCATGATCCGCCCGGAGACTGCGACATAGAGATCGCGATGGCCACGGACAAAGATCGTCTCCGGCTCGCCCCTCCGGCGCGCGGCCTCGGCCAGACGCCAGGCCCGGGAGATCGGCAGAGCGGACCTGATGCCGTACTTCCGCGCGGCGTAGCTTGCCGCCGTGACGACCCCTCGGCCCTGGCCCCCTTTGGGGTCCGCTCCGACGACGACGGGCTTGCCGCGAAGGTCGGGGTGGTACCGCTCCTCGACGGCGGCGTAGAAGGCATCCATGTCGACATGCGCGATGATCCGCACGAGGCTGTTCTACGCTATCCTCTGGGATCAGCCAAGGAGGTCACGTCATTGGGGTACACGCTCGAGCAGCTCACCGCCGAATGTCACCGCATCCTCACGACGGATCCGGGTCCCGGGGGTCGAACGCGGATGGGTGCGCTCATCCAGGATGTCCTGAAGGACGAGGCCTTCATCGCCACTCACCTCGGCGACGACGGGCCGGAGCGCAAGATCCTCTACGAAGACCCGGACCTCGGCTTCTGCATTCTCGCCCACGTCTACAAGGGAGCGAAGGAAAGCCAGCCCCACGATCACGGCCCGTCCTGGGCGATCTACGGCCAGGCCCGGGGCCAGACCGTGATGAGCGATTGGGCCCTCGTCGAGCCTCCCACCGAGAGCAGGCGCGGCAAGGTGCGCCACCTGAGGAGCTACACCCTCAAACCGGGCATGGCGCACCTGTACAACGAAGGCGATCTCCACTCACCGCGACGCGACGGCCCCACCCGGCTGATCCGCATCGAGGGCACGAACATGGACAAGGTCCGTCGCCTGCCCTACGAGAAGGTGTGACGATACCGGCAAGGCCGGGGCACCGGAGTTGGGGGATCAACGCCGCTCAGTGACGGGCGGCGTCGCTCAGCAGCGTCTCCGCCTGGATGTTCAGGTCGTAGCGGTCCCTGGCGATCTGGAGCACGCTGTCGGCGAACTGCGGGTAGTCCCGCAGGATACGGCTGAAGCCGGTCTTGTCCAGCGCCACGAGGTCACAGCCGGTCTTGGCGCGGACGGTCGCCGTGCGCGGCGTGTGAATCAGGAGGGCGATTTCGCCGAAGCAATCGCCGTCCCCGAGCGTCGCCAGCACCTTGCCGGAGTCGTCGAGCACCTCCACCTCGCCGCGGACGACAACGTACATCTCGCGTCCCATGTCGCCCTTCCGAATGAGCGTCTCGCCGGCGCCGACCACCCTTGGGCGCAGCGCCAGGACGACCTGCGAGAGGAACAGCGGGTCGCCGTCCCTGAAGATCGCCACCTTCTTGAGCACCTCTTCGGTCAGGAGCTCGAACCAGCGGCGGCCGTCGCGCTCGATGAGGTCCGCCGCCGCCTTCGGTCCCCAGCTGCCACGGGCGTAGTTCGGGAACTCGGCCGGCGCGGCCTTCCAGTAGTCCAGGATGGGCTGTGCGACCTGCCAGGCCGCCTCGACCAGGTCGCCCCGGGAAAAGAGCGTGCCGTCGCCATGCGAGCAGGAGTAGATCATCACCTCGTAGCCGGTGTAGCGCGATGCCTTGAACGCCTCACCGTAGCCGAAGCGCATCTTGACCGGTTGCAGCTGCAGCGTGGGCCCCGGGACCTTCGCCTGGAACTGGACCTCGATGCCCTGATACGGCTGGATATGGAAGATCAGGCGGTTGGCGGAGATCGCCCGCACCGGCGTGTTGCGGAAGAGCACCTGCGGGGCCCTCTTGAACTCCACGATGATCTCGGTACCCCGCTTCCAGAGCGCCTTGCCGGAGCGCAGGTAGATCGGCACGCCTTCCCAGCGCCAGTTGTCGATGTGGAACCGCGCCGCCGCGAACGTCTCGGTCTTCGACTGGGGATCGACGTCCTTCTCCTGGCGGTACCCCGGCTTGACGACCTCGCCGTGCGCGCCCAGCTGGGGGCCGTACTGCCCGCGGACGACGTACCGCGCGACCTCGTCGGGCGTGTAGACGCGCACGGCCTCGAGCAGCTTGGCCTTCTCGTTGCGGATGGCGTGCGAGTCGAAGGAGCCCGGAACCTCCATGCACAGATAGGCCAGCATCTGGAACATGTGGTTCTGCATCATGTCGCGCAGCACGCCGGAGCTGTCGTAGTAGCCGCCACGCCCCTCGACGTCGACCGCCTCCGCGACGTTGAACTGGATGTTGTCGATGAAGTGCTTGTTCCAGAGCGGCTCGAACATGCCGTTGCTGAAGCGGAACGCCAGGAGGTTCTGCACCGTCTCCTTGCCGAGGTAATGATCGACGCGGTAGATCTGGTCCTCGTGCCAGTGGGCCAGCACGTCGCGGTTGAGCTGCAGCGCGGACTCCAGATCGGTGCCGAAGGGCTTCTCGACGATGATCCGCTTCCAGCCCGGACCGTCCTTGAACCCGGCCCTGTGCAGCTGCTCGCAGATCAACCCGAAGAAGCGCGGGGCCGTGGCGAAGTAGAAGAGCACGTTGCCTTCGGCTTTGTACTGCGCATCGAGCCGGGCGACCTCGACCTTGAGCTGCCGGAAGGCGTCCAGGTCGGCGAACGCGGCGGGCATGTAGTGGAAGCGTCCGACCAGCTTGTCCCAGGCCGCCTGGTCGAACGCGTGGCGGGTGTGAAACTGCCTGATGTCGTTGCTCATCCGCTCGCGGAACGATTCCGTCGTGAGCGGATCCATCGCCGCCCCCAGCAGGGCGAACTGCTCCGAGAGCAGGTCGTCGCACGCCAGGTTGTACAGCGCCGGCACGAGGAGGCGCTTGGTCAGGTCTCCCGACGCGCCGAAGATGAGCAGCACGCACGGCTGGCTCGTCGGACTGGACGGATCTGCCCCCTCGCCGCTACTTCCCAGCACCCGGGCATGCTCGCTCACTGGGCTCATGGTCCCCCCTCGCGGAAGCTCGAACGTCATCAGGATCGCCGACGCGCGCGATCCTCACGCCACCAGTACGTGTACCGCAACTTCTCCGGCTCGTCACGCTCGGGCGGAACGCGGTCGAGTGAGGGCGCGCCTGCCGCTCCGGCGGCGGGCGGGCCGTGAGCGTCCGCCTCCGCGGCGCACGGACACCGGCAACGCGCCGGGGACGATCGCCAGATGGATCGGATTCACGCCTGGCCCGTGGCCGGCCAGCATGGCGTCCTCGGCCTGCTCGAGCGGAAGCGAGTATGTGTGAACCTTCTCGATGCTCAGCACGCCGCGGATGCTGAGCTCCTTGTAAAGGACGTCGTCCACCTGCAGCTCGCGCTCGTAGACCACTATGTGGCGCGGCTCCTGACCGTCCACCGCCCGATAGCGGCGCGCGCTCACGATCTGCGGGAAGCGCCGCCGGACGTCGGGCAGGTGCTCCTCCTCGTACCACCGGTTGAACTCGGCCTCGTGCTTGGGGTCCACCGTCGCCAGGCTCAGCATGAGGCCGCGCGCGCCCCCGGCCATCGCCCTAGCCCCGCGGCTTCGCGCGACGGCGCTCGGTGAGCGGCCGGAACGAGGTCTCGCGCACGCCGGCGGCCAGCCTGGCCGGCAGGGGTGTCGCCTTCGCCGGGTCCGGGAGTCTCTGGACACCGATGACCGGGCACGAGCGGTCGAGGCCGACGACGGGCATCCAGACCGCCTCTGGGCGCTCCGCCTGAGCTTCCGCCCGCCGCTTTTCGGCCTCCGCCTCCGGAACGCCCTCGAAGGCGGCGAGGTAGAGCCCGCCCTCGGGGGGGACGTCGAGGAGCGCGGTCATGTCGTGGTCGCCCGCGTCGTAGAGGTTGCGGCTCCAGTGGCTGATGTACGGCTTCCAGTCCGCCCAGCCCCAGCTCGCCTTGTACTCGGGGCTGGTGAACGCGTCGGGCGACGCGACGACCCAGAGAGCCAGGTACCGGATGGTCTGATCGAGCCCGACCGCCTGGTAGCGCTGCCCGGAGAGGAAGTGGGGGTGAGTCATCATCTCGGCGAGCTTGGGCCCGCTATACCACGCGTGCCATTGCTCCTCGAGGTCGGGTCGCGTGAAGTTGCTCCGCACCGCGTAGACGAAGCTCATGCGCCCTCCCGAGGCTGGGAATTCGCGCCATAGGCGACCGAGAGATCGCGGACCTCAAGCACGAGGCACCCGACCGAGCGTGCGGCGGTCGCCCAGATAGGCGGTGATCACGGCCGGATCGCTGGCCACCGCGGCCGCCGCGCCGCGGGCGATGACGGTGCCGTAGTTGAGGACGACGACCTGCTCGGACAGGGTCATCACGGCCCGCACGTTGTGCTCGATGAGGAGGAGGGCGAGCCCGAGCTCCCGGGCGAGCCGCCGGATGATGTCCGTCATCTCCTCGGTCTCCTGCGGATTGAGGCCGGCCAGCACCTCGTCCAGGAGCAGAAGCTCGGGCCCGGTGGCCAGCGCCCGCACCATCTCCAGGCGCTTGCGCTCCGAGAGCGTGAGCGTCCCCGCGGGCCGGCTCGCCTTGGGGCCGAGCTTGCCGTACTGGAGCAGGTCGCGGGCCCGGGCCTCGGCCTCCGATCGCCGGAGCCGGGCGCCCGCGCTCCGACGACCGAAGAGATAGGCGGCGGCGACGTTGTCCACCACGGACAAACGGGAGAACGGCTGGACGATCTGGAACGTACGGGCGATCCCCGCGTGGCACACGGCGTGAGGCGGGCGGCCGGTCAGATCCCTCCCACGGAAGACGACGCGGCCGCTGTCGGGACGGAGCACGCCGGAGATGACGTTGAACAGCGTCGTCTTGCCGGCGCCGTTGGGGCCGATGAGCCCTACCACCTGGCCGGCCTCGACTTCCAGCGTGACGCCGGCGAGGGCCCGAATTCCCCCGAACCGCTTGGAGACCTGCTGGACGTCGAGGAGCGCCACCGCGATCTCCTTGTCGACCGGCTTTCGTCGACGCTGGGGGGTGCTTAATCTAGCATGACGCACTCGAAGGGCGCGACGTTTGCGCTTCCAGTTCAGACACCTGGGTGCTTCGGCGTGATGTAGAGTAGGGCCCGCCATGAGGCCGGACCGCTCAGGGAGCGACGTCGATTACCGAGAGCTGGCGCGCATGCTGGCGCCGAAGATCGCCGCCTGCGCGGATCAGATCGAACAGGAGCGTCGGCTCCCCCAGGCACTCCTCGACGAGCTGATCGACGCCGGCCTCTTTCGATTGCTCCTGCCCCGCTCGCTCGACGGCGCCCAGGTCGATCCGGTCACGTTCGTGGGGGTCATGGAGGAGATCAGCAAGGTCGACGCGAGCACCGCGTGGGTGATCTGCCAGACGTCCGGATGCTCGATGGTCGCCGCGCACCTCTCCGAGGACGTCGCGCGGAAGCTCTTCGGGGGTCAGCCCCACGGCATCCTGGCCTGGGGGCCGGGGCTCTCCTCCCGGGCCGTCCCCGTCGAGGGCGGCTACCGGGTGACCGGCACCTTCAGCTTCCTGAGCGGCAGCCGGCATGCCACCTGGCTCGGTGGCCTCACGACGGTCTCCGGCGCTGACGGCCCTCGTCGGGGCGCCGACGGCCGCCCGCAGCAGCGCTGGGTACTGTTCCCGGTCGCCAGCGTGACGCTGAGCGACGTCTGGCACGTGATCGGGCTCCGGGGGACGGGGAGCGATTCGTTTTCCGTCTCCGACCAGTTCGTGCCGGAGGAGCACACCGTCTCCCGGGACAACGAATCGCCGCCACGCGACCCGAGCCCCCTCTACGGCTTCCCGCTGGTGACCATGTTCTCCGTCGGCTTCGCCGGCGTGGCGCTCGGCATCGCCCGGTCCATCTTCGACGCGCTCGTCGCCCTGGCCAGGGACAAGGTGCCGCGAGGGTTCAAAGGGGCTCTCCGCGAGAACGGCGTGCTCCAGTCCCAGGTGGCCCAGTCCGAGGCGCGGCTCGGCGCCGCCCGCCTGTTCCTGATGACGGCCCTCGAGGAGATCTGGGAGGCGGCGCAGCGCTCGGGACGCGTCACGCTCGATCAGCGCATCCGCCTCCGGCTGGGAGCGAGCCACGCCATCCAGCAGGCCACCGAGGTCGTCAACTTCGCGTACCACGCCGCCGGCGGGAACGCGGTCTTCGTGGGCAGCGCCTTCGAGCGCCGCTTCCGTGACATGCACGCGGTCACGCAGCAGATGCAGGGGCGCCAGGATCATTTCGAGACCGTCGGTCAGTTCCTGCTCGGGCTCGAGCCCGATTCCTCGCATCTCTAGATACTGGGAACAGCCGTAGGAGCTCGGCCGAGCGTGTCGCAGTAAACGCCTCCGAGCGCCGGCTCCGCCGGCGCAATCGAATCCTGGGGGGAGGCTTCGGAAGGGGGGCGAAGCCCCCCTCCGAGGTTACTGGCGCGGAGCTGGCTTGTAGGGGCCGTCCGCCGCCACCGCCGGCGCGATGATGACGATCTTGCCGTTCTGGAACTGTCCCGCGTAGAGGTACTTCTCGCCCATGCCGTTGAGGATCCGGTTGCCGAGCTTCACGTTGTAGTTGAAGCGGTGCGGGCCGTGCAGCGTGTCGAATGTCAGATTCCGAAGCGACGCCATGAACTTCTCGCGGTCCAGCGTCCCGGCGGCTTCGATGCCCCGCCGCATGGTCTCCAGGGCCAGGTAGCGGATGGGCAGGACGAGCGACTTGAAGGCGTAGGGATCGCCCACGTTGAGGCGCTTGAGGATCGTGAGGTAGCGCTGGTCCAGGTGCTTGCGGGCGATGTGCGTCTCTCCGGTCAAGCCCTCGGCCAGCGTGGCGCCGGCCTGCTGCGCGAATTCCGGCACCAGGTGGATGACGTGGAGCGCCTTGGGCTTGAGACCGAGCTCGTTGGCCTGCTTGACGAACGGCACGCTGGTGACGGTCCAGCCCGACGAGTACACGATATCGGGGTTGAGCTGCTTGAACTTGGCGATCACTGCTGAGAAATCGCTCGTCTGAAACGGCACCGACTCGGTGGCGACCACCTCGAGGCCCGCCTTCCGGGCCAGCTCGACGGAGCCCTCCGCGATGTCCTTGGTGTGCGGGTGGTCTTCGATGAGAAAGGCGATGGTCCGGTAGTTGGCGACGCCCTTGTCCCTCAGCTCCTTGATCAGGTCGAAGTACGGGATCGACCAGTACTGGGCGGGCCGGTCCACTCCGGCGATCCACTGGAAGCCTCGCGCGTAGATGATCGGGCTGTTGGCCTCGACCAGGATCATCGGGATCTTGAGGCGCTCGGCCACCGTCGAGGCCCGGAGCGTGATGGGGCTCGACCCGGGCCCGATGAAGAACTGGACCTTGTCTACGGCCGCCAGCTTCTCGTAGAGCTCCACCGACTTCTCGGGGCTCGACTCGTCGTCGTAGAGCACGAGCTGGATGGGGAGCTTGGCGTTGTACTCGCGGACGAAGATGCCTCCCTCGGCGTTGACGAGCTTCTCCCAGCCCTTCATGAACTCGATGATCCCGGGGCCCCAGTCGCTGGAGAAGCGGCCGGTGACGGCGACGGTGCCGCCGATCTTGATGCGGTCCGGGCGCTGGGCCCCGGCGGGCGGTGCGAGCCACAGCCCCATGGCCAGGGCCAGGAGGATCGCGGGGAACCGCCTCGACGTGATCATGCGCCTGTCCTCCTGCGTCGTCCGTCGCTCCAACCCGATGGCCCGGTCCACGGCCAGGAAGCTTGGGCCGGCCAGGACCAGCATGAGGGCCATCACCCCGAGGGTGAGCGGGAACTCCAGCCCCCCTTTGCCCCAGAAGAAGCCGTTGGCCAGATGCACTTTAAGGACTGCGACCGTCATGTCGATGACGAGCCCCGCCGCCCAGAAGCGCGTCAGGAAGCCGAAGAAGATGCAGAGACCGCCGAAAAACTCGGTGACGGTCACGACCCAGGCCCAGAAGAGGCTCGGTTCGATCCCGAGCTTGACGAAGTATGCCGCCAGGCCGGCGACGCCGGAGCCGCCAAACGCTCCGAACAGCTTCTGCGACCCGTGCATCACGAAGACGAAGCCCAGGAAGAGCTGCAAGATCAGCACGGCCCACCGCTCCAGTCCCTCGAGCCGCTGTAGCACTGTGCGCCCTCCCTGCTCCGAGGCCTCGCCGCGTCGCTCCCGACGTCGCCGGGATCGTAGGAGAGGCGAGGAGACGTGTCAACCGAACTCCGCGCGTAGCATCTTCGCCGCCGCCACCATCGACGTCATCTTGCCGAAGGCGACATCGCGCGGCAGGTACTTCATCCCGCAGTCCGGCGCGAGAATGACGTGCTCCGGCTTGACGTAGAGCAACGCGCGCTTGATGCGCGCGACGATCGCCTCCGGCGTCTCCACCGTCGTGTCGTTGAGGTCGAGGCACCCCACCATGATCTCCTTCGCCGCGAGCTCGGCCAGCACCGCGCAATCGAGCTTCGACTGCGCCGTCTCGACGGAGACCTGGTGGCAGGGGCACCCGGCGAGCTCGGGCAGGAAGGAGTAGCCCGACGGGCGCTGATGGATGATGGCGGCGTAGCCGAAGCAGATGTGCACGGCGGTCGTGCCGGTGACGCCCTCCAGCGCCCGGTTGAGCGCCTTCAACCCGTACTGACGCGCCTTCTCGGGGCGGGCCTGCATGTACGGCTCGTCGAGCTGCACGATGTCGGCGCCGGCGGCGAAGAGGTCGCGGATCTCCTCGTTCACGGCGGCCGCGTAGTCCAGGGCGGCCGCCTCCTCGCTCGGATAGTAGTCGTTCTGCGCCTGCTGCGTCATCGTGAACGGGCCCGGCACCGTCATCTTGATCGGCTTCGTCGTGTGCGCGCGTAGGAAACGCGCGTCCTCCACCTCGACGGGGCGCTGGCGCCGGATCGGCCCGGCGATACGCGGCACGGGGTTCGGATGGCCCGAACGGTCGAGGGCGGTGCCGGGGTTGTCGATATCGATGCCCTCCAGCGCGGTAGCGAAGCGGTTCGAGTAGCTCTCCCGCCGGATCTCTCCGTCGGTGATGATGTCGAGCCCCGCTTCCTCCTGGGCGTGGATCGCCAGCACCGTCGCGTCGTTTTGCGCTTCCTCCCGCCACGGCTCGGCGACGCGCCACAGCTCTCTGGCCCGCACGCGGGGCGGGAAGCGCCCGGCGAGCTTCGCGCGGTCGATCAGCCACTCGGGCTGCGGGTAGCTGCCGACGAGCATGGTCGGAAATAGCATCAGGCTCGAGCCCTCACGGCTTGCGCACTGTGGCGCGACGCTAGTGCCGTTCCAACTTGTTGATACTAAATCTGTCCACGAACGACGTACACGGTGCCTTCCTAGGCGCGAATAGTTGGAACGGCACTAGTTGTAGAGGATGGTCTTCAGCTTGGCCACGAGCGCGGGATCCAGCGCGAAGACCTCGGTGACCATCTTTTCCAGATCTTCGCCGCTCACCGGGTCGAGGGTGAGCTTCGACTTTTCGGCCTCCGCCAGGAACTCCCTGTCCTTCAACGTCTCCTGGAAGACCTTGCGCAAGAGCTGGACCCGTTCCTTGGGCGTGCCGGGAGGCAGGACGAAGGGGCGGGAGTAGGCACCGGTCGCCTGGGCCACCTGGATCAGCCGGCGTGCCTCGTCGGTCTTGGCGAGACTAAGGGCGAGGGGCACTCCGCGCAGATCCGGGAACTCCTTGGCGGTGACTTGCAGGACCACGACCACGTTCCCCGCGTCCAGGGCGCCGCGCCACGTCGCCCTCATCGACTCCCAGGACCAGCAGCCCCCGGCCACCTCACCACTGTCGGCGGCCAGACGGATCTCGGAGGTCCCCTTGTACCCCGAGACGACCTGGATCGGCAGCCCGAGCGCCGCCCGGAGGAGTCTGCCGACGTTGTCGGGAGGGGAGCCCAGCCCGGAGCCACCCAGCTTGACGGGCGTCTTGGCGGCCATCCATTGCTCGATGGAGGTGATGCCGCTCGCCTTGGTCAGACCGCACACGGCGTCCTCCTTGACGGCGGCCCCGATGAACTCGAACTTCCGGGCATCGAAGTCGATCCCCGGCTGCCCCAGGACTTGACCGAGGATCAAC is from Candidatus Methylomirabilota bacterium and encodes:
- a CDS encoding ABC transporter ATP-binding protein; its protein translation is MALLDVQQVSKRFGGIRALAGVTLEVEAGQVVGLIGPNGAGKTTLFNVISGVLRPDSGRVVFRGRDLTGRPPHAVCHAGIARTFQIVQPFSRLSVVDNVAAAYLFGRRSAGARLRRSEAEARARDLLQYGKLGPKASRPAGTLTLSERKRLEMVRALATGPELLLLDEVLAGLNPQETEEMTDIIRRLARELGLALLLIEHNVRAVMTLSEQVVVLNYGTVIARGAAAAVASDPAVITAYLGDRRTLGRVPRA
- a CDS encoding tripartite tricarboxylate transporter substrate-binding protein; translation: MHGRLLALLTALVVLSCAGSGPVQAQSFYEGKTIRIIVGLAAGGGFDAYARLIARHMAKHIPGKPTIIVENMTGAGSVIAANHLYRLAKPDGLTVGHFLGSLILGQVLGQPGIDFDARKFEFIGAAVKEDAVCGLTKASGITSIEQWMAAKTPVKLGGSGLGSPPDNVGRLLRAALGLPIQVVSGYKGTSEIRLAADSGEVAGGCWSWESMRATWRGALDAGNVVVVLQVTAKEFPDLRGVPLALSLAKTDEARRLIQVAQATGAYSRPFVLPPGTPKERVQLLRKVFQETLKDREFLAEAEKSKLTLDPVSGEDLEKMVTEVFALDPALVAKLKTILYN
- a CDS encoding acyl-CoA dehydrogenase family protein — encoded protein: MRPDRSGSDVDYRELARMLAPKIAACADQIEQERRLPQALLDELIDAGLFRLLLPRSLDGAQVDPVTFVGVMEEISKVDASTAWVICQTSGCSMVAAHLSEDVARKLFGGQPHGILAWGPGLSSRAVPVEGGYRVTGTFSFLSGSRHATWLGGLTTVSGADGPRRGADGRPQQRWVLFPVASVTLSDVWHVIGLRGTGSDSFSVSDQFVPEEHTVSRDNESPPRDPSPLYGFPLVTMFSVGFAGVALGIARSIFDALVALARDKVPRGFKGALRENGVLQSQVAQSEARLGAARLFLMTALEEIWEAAQRSGRVTLDQRIRLRLGASHAIQQATEVVNFAYHAAGGNAVFVGSAFERRFRDMHAVTQQMQGRQDHFETVGQFLLGLEPDSSHL
- a CDS encoding ABC transporter substrate-binding protein, with the translated sequence MLQRLEGLERWAVLILQLFLGFVFVMHGSQKLFGAFGGSGVAGLAAYFVKLGIEPSLFWAWVVTVTEFFGGLCIFFGFLTRFWAAGLVIDMTVAVLKVHLANGFFWGKGGLEFPLTLGVMALMLVLAGPSFLAVDRAIGLERRTTQEDRRMITSRRFPAILLALAMGLWLAPPAGAQRPDRIKIGGTVAVTGRFSSDWGPGIIEFMKGWEKLVNAEGGIFVREYNAKLPIQLVLYDDESSPEKSVELYEKLAAVDKVQFFIGPGSSPITLRASTVAERLKIPMILVEANSPIIYARGFQWIAGVDRPAQYWSIPYFDLIKELRDKGVANYRTIAFLIEDHPHTKDIAEGSVELARKAGLEVVATESVPFQTSDFSAVIAKFKQLNPDIVYSSGWTVTSVPFVKQANELGLKPKALHVIHLVPEFAQQAGATLAEGLTGETHIARKHLDQRYLTILKRLNVGDPYAFKSLVLPIRYLALETMRRGIEAAGTLDREKFMASLRNLTFDTLHGPHRFNYNVKLGNRILNGMGEKYLYAGQFQNGKIVIIAPAVAADGPYKPAPRQ
- the zwf gene encoding glucose-6-phosphate dehydrogenase, which translates into the protein MSPVSEHARVLGSSGEGADPSSPTSQPCVLLIFGASGDLTKRLLVPALYNLACDDLLSEQFALLGAAMDPLTTESFRERMSNDIRQFHTRHAFDQAAWDKLVGRFHYMPAAFADLDAFRQLKVEVARLDAQYKAEGNVLFYFATAPRFFGLICEQLHRAGFKDGPGWKRIIVEKPFGTDLESALQLNRDVLAHWHEDQIYRVDHYLGKETVQNLLAFRFSNGMFEPLWNKHFIDNIQFNVAEAVDVEGRGGYYDSSGVLRDMMQNHMFQMLAYLCMEVPGSFDSHAIRNEKAKLLEAVRVYTPDEVARYVVRGQYGPQLGAHGEVVKPGYRQEKDVDPQSKTETFAAARFHIDNWRWEGVPIYLRSGKALWKRGTEIIVEFKRAPQVLFRNTPVRAISANRLIFHIQPYQGIEVQFQAKVPGPTLQLQPVKMRFGYGEAFKASRYTGYEVMIYSCSHGDGTLFSRGDLVEAAWQVAQPILDYWKAAPAEFPNYARGSWGPKAAADLIERDGRRWFELLTEEVLKKVAIFRDGDPLFLSQVVLALRPRVVGAGETLIRKGDMGREMYVVVRGEVEVLDDSGKVLATLGDGDCFGEIALLIHTPRTATVRAKTGCDLVALDKTGFSRILRDYPQFADSVLQIARDRYDLNIQAETLLSDAARH
- the dinB gene encoding DNA polymerase IV is translated as MRIIAHVDMDAFYAAVEERYHPDLRGKPVVVGADPKGGQGRGVVTAASYAARKYGIRSALPISRAWRLAEAARRRGEPETIFVRGHRDLYVAVSGRIMAFLAESAETFEEASIDEAYLDLSSLDSFEAAAARARSLKLELVQREGLTCSVGIGPNKLVAKIASDFTKPDGLTVVRPEDVQGFLDPLPIRTIPGVGPKTEGLLHQRGIRSVRDLRGVQLVTLVDCFGRGGEDLFAKAQGISDSPVSNEWEAKTIGEQETFEEETLDASFVLERARGLAREVFERLGRQGFRAFRTVTVTVRFENFTTRSRSHTEREPLEAEEALYASAVRLLQPFFDQRENPKQRLIRLIGVRVEKLVRA
- a CDS encoding 5-methyltetrahydropteroyltriglutamate--homocysteine methyltransferase — translated: MLFPTMLVGSYPQPEWLIDRAKLAGRFPPRVRARELWRVAEPWREEAQNDATVLAIHAQEEAGLDIITDGEIRRESYSNRFATALEGIDIDNPGTALDRSGHPNPVPRIAGPIRRQRPVEVEDARFLRAHTTKPIKMTVPGPFTMTQQAQNDYYPSEEAAALDYAAAVNEEIRDLFAAGADIVQLDEPYMQARPEKARQYGLKALNRALEGVTGTTAVHICFGYAAIIHQRPSGYSFLPELAGCPCHQVSVETAQSKLDCAVLAELAAKEIMVGCLDLNDTTVETPEAIVARIKRALLYVKPEHVILAPDCGMKYLPRDVAFGKMTSMVAAAKMLRAEFG